The following coding sequences lie in one Microtus ochrogaster isolate Prairie Vole_2 chromosome 6, MicOch1.0, whole genome shotgun sequence genomic window:
- the Gpr37l1 gene encoding prosaposin receptor GPR37L1, with product MRWLWPLAVSLAVVLAVGLTGVSGAANSSLGGHRAKVQEQQSRPRRDTKDEGPKEVQQYVPEEWAEYPRPIHPAGLQPTKTLVATSPNPDKDGATADSGQELRANLTGTPSQRLQIQNPLYPVTESSYSAYAVMLLALVVFAVGIVGNLSVMCIVWHSYYLKSAWNSILASLALWDFLVLFFCLPIVIFNEITKQRLLGDISCRAVPFMEVSSLGVTTFSLCALGIDRFHVATSTLPKVRPIERCQSILAKLAVIWVGSMMLAVPELLLWQLAQEPAPTMGTVDSCIMKPSANLPESIYSLVMTYQNARMWWYFGCYFCLPILFTVTCQLVTWRVRGPPGRKPECRAGKHEQCESQLNSTVVGLTVVYAFCTLPENVCNIVVAYLSTELTRQTLDLLGLINQFSAFFKGAITPVLLLCICRPLGQAFLDCCCCCCCEECGGASDSSATGGADGKLKTEVSSSIYFHKPRESPPLLPLGTPC from the exons ATGCGGTGGCTGTGGCCCCTGGCTGTCTCTCTTGCTGTAGTGTTGGCTGTGGGGCTGACTGGGGTCTCTGGGGCTGCCAACTCATCTTTGGGTGGGCATAGAGCGAAGGTCCAGGAGCAGCAGAGTCGACCCCGAAGAGACACCAAGGACGAGGGGCCCAAGGAGGTACAACAGTATGTACCTGAGGAGTGGGCTGAGTACCCCAGGCCCATCCATCCTGCTGGCTTGCAGCCCACCAAGACTTTGGTGGCCACTAGCCCCAACCCAGACAAAGATGGGGCCACCGCAGATAGTGGACAAGAGCTGAGGGCCAACTTGACCGGGACACCAAGTCAGAGGCTGCAGATTCAGAACCCTTTGTATCCGGTGACTGAGAGCTCCTACAGTGCCTACGCTGTCATGCTCCTGGCTCTGGTGGTGTTTGCTGTGGGTATCGTAGGCAATCTGTCTGTCATGTGTATTGTGTGGCACAGCTACTATCTGAAGAGTGCATGGAACTCCATCCTTGCCAGCCTGGCTCTCTGGGATTTCCTGGtcctcttcttctgcctccccatTGTCATCTTCAATGAGATCACCAAGCAGAGGCTCCTGGGGGATATTTCTTGCCGGGCTGTGCCCTTCATGGAG GTCTCCTCCCTGGGAGTCACAACCTTTAGCCTCTGTGCTCTGGGCATAGACCGCTTTCACGTGGCCACCAGCACCCTGCCGAAGGTGAGGCCCATTGAGCGATGCCAATCAATCCTGGCTAAACTGGCTGTCATCTGGGTGGGCTCCATGATGCTGGCCGTTCCTGAACTCCTGCTGTGGCAGTTGGCACAAGAGCCTGCTCCCACCATGGGGACGGTAGATTCGTGCATCATGAAACCTTCAGCCAACCTACCCGAGTCCATCTACTCGCTGGTGATGACCTACCAGAATGCTCGCATGTGGTGGTACTTTGGCTGCTACTTCTGTCTGCCCATCCTCTTCACCGTCACCTGCCAGCTGGTGACATGGCGGGTGCGGGGCCCGCCGGGCAGGAAGCCCGAGTGTAGGGCAGGCAAGCATGAGCAGTGTGAGAGCCAGCTCAACAGCACTGTGGTGGGCCTGACCGTGGTCTATGCCTTTTGTACACTCCCTGAGAACGTCTGCAATATCGTGGTGGCCTACCTCTCCACCGAGCTCACCCGGCAGACCCTGGACCTCCTGGGCCTCATCAACCAGTTCTCTGCCTTCTTCAAGGGCGCCATCACCCCCGTGCTCCTCCTGTGTATCTGCAGGCCCCTGGGCCAGGCCTTCCTGgattgctgctgttgctgctgctgtgaggAGTGCGGCGGGGCCTCAGACTCTTCGGCGACAGGTGGCGCGGATGGCAAGCTTAAGACCGAAGTGTCCTCCTCCATTTACTTCCATAAGCCCAGGGAGtcacccccactcctgcccctgGGCACACCTTGCTGA